The region ATATCAAAGATACTTAAGTTAAAAGACCTTATTCAACACTCCAACTGTTTATTTGTTTGGAAACAGCAACATAAAACCTTACCTCCTCcatttactgatttttttacttataaaaaaaatactcgtTACCAACTTCGATCAGCTAAAAGCTTCAAATTATCTATACCAAAACATAGAACTGTTTGTTATGGACATGAATCGATTAAATATCAGAGCATATGCACATGGAATAGTCTCCCCTCACAGTTAAAATCTTTCCCTACATTTTCCAAATTCAAAAACagtgtatttaatttttttattaaacaagtaCTCTTCCTAATTTCTATGCTACTCTACTGCTAACTATCTACTATCCATCTTAACATTATTCACTTCAATGCTGGTCTATAACTACTAATAattgatcttttctaaaattCTTTTCTACTACTTTCTTCATTTCAATGCTGATTTATTACTTCTAATACTTGctctttcttaactttttctcaAATTAATATCATTATTCTATTTccaacaacaaattaaaaaatagcaacataaatattgctattttttaatatttttattattattattgttgctattgttgttattattactattaatattattgttatcattagtattattgttattattattattaatagaattgttatctttatcatttgtattattattattttgattattattaccAATAACtggagattttattattattgcctaTTATTATCACCGATACTTATATTACTACATTATTTACAATGTTGTTactgtatattattataatctacttctctttttttgctttatttcaaTTAGGTATATAAAAGTCTTTTATTCTAGAtagatgtataaaaaaaatttgaattatgtCCTAAATTATCAAACTTcttacttaattattattccaaaagttttttgtttaagtattgtactgttttagttttttttttttttttttttttttttttttgttgttttttttttgtattttttgtgtgttttttttgtgtttttttttgtgttttttgttatttagtttggtgttttagtttcttattatggtgtttacttaaaattagtacttgtactatatgtaaatattccatgaaatgtaaaatctatttcagaatatatttaatttaatttgattatattgtttatatattttactgttaCATCTAGTATAAGAAATTAgttaaattactaatatttataatataatattactaCTCAGTGTTTTATGTGATTTCAGAATTATAAGACAAATAGTACAAAATTTTGGTACTAAAAAttaactttgcttttttttttttgctacttgtATGATAGTTGTGATAATATTACAAGCAAATATTAGCAATTTAGCTGATTCATGGTACTGCAGGTAACAGTAacatttaaagagtttattatcaaaatacagTATAagcatttaattcaaaatacgATTGGAACCGAAAGTGCACTATACTATTAtcagtttatttattactaagatattttttttaaatttagctatatgttattatttattattgattttattaaagttacctaatattttttatttcagttagaacataaaaataaaattgctcaCACTGTGTTTAGATGATAAATGCTTCATGCTTATTAGgttgtcccaaaaaacaacatttttgaaaaatatatgcaaattaagcgaattaaaagatgaaaatttaaaatattataattatattataaaaaacttattgaaaaaaaatattgccaaaaattggtaaaaatgcacattttttttttagttattaaactttattttttatggtgttaaatctaacaatgaaattttcatataattttgctttatttgagaCCCAACTTGATacacttgtatatatattttttgataatattaggagCTCGttatgtttaagggtcttgacGGACCccgaaaaacattttttaattagaaattattaaaaaccaggttttttttattatacaaaacaCATTAAGTGGGTAATAgcacatatttttcaaaaatgctgttttttggGTAAACCCTATTaagtaatgatatttttttcaaactttatttaaatatgttctatattGATGatgttgtaacaaaaataataaatgacaaaATAACTAATGAAAATGCACTTTGGTATATTCggaaatagtcataacagtaaaaataaatttttaaatcgaaaaaaagttgaagcagtgaacagaaaaatataataaatacagaACATACTTATctgaagtttgaaaaaaattattgaaatccttcagtcaaatttttagaaaattaatttcaaataaataagcaaatataATTACACTGATaaggtattaaataaaaataaagcttaaGCATGCTAAGATTTTTGCTACctccttttatatatatttttatgaaatttttgtattaatatattgatttacgttaaaaataaggCTACATCATTGACTTTTCGGAAATCAATTAACAAATAAACTcttgccatataaaatattctctgtagttaagaaccgtagcattttattttatcaccAATATATTTTATCACCATTATCAATCTTTCCATCAtgtaattcaaaatatttccaCCCATGCTTAGTTCCACGCATAACACTATATAATGATggatatattgtaatatttccTGTTTCCATgttagttaatttaataaacactGGTTTATTTctaattgattttaatattttatattttggatCTGTAAATTTTTCTTGTGTTTCACGATTTTTTCTAGGTCTCCCAACTGGATTCTtcacatttgtttcttttactGGATGTATTCTAGGTATACCAACTGATCTATTCTCATTTACTTCTTTCACAGTcataatggattttttttttaataacccaTTATCTATAGCAATTATCACCAATGTAGCGAGAATGTCagatgtttttgaaatgttattttcttttagtagattttttaaatttttcagtgtatatttcatattcattttattatataaagaaaaaaacttaacttattttcaaaaaaattattagtaaaccgtatttattttatttccgtCTGATTGAAATTGTAACAATCTATCAGATATTACAACAGCAAATGCTTCAGTATTTGCTGGAACAGCTACATTTAATGTTGCTATAACTTGTACATCTACTACTGATTTTGATTGTTTCTGATTGTTTACTAACATCAAAAACCATAAGTGGGTACAAACTTTTTATAGTCAGAAGGAGTTATGTTGCTTTGTGTAATCAATTCATTCATTCCATAAAATTTTTCACTAAACACAGATGCATCCCTATAAGCTCTTGAAAATTGATGATTTGggaatgataaattataatcaACAGCAGGGTATCTTTCCTGACTAAGCATAATgtagatatttttcaaataacaatGATTGAATATTGAAGGATTAAGAAATTGATCTCCACCTTTATTTGTCTGAAATCCAACAACAATGTATCTTGGTTTTTCAGGAGATGTCTTTACACTATCTCCAAGAAAATGTAATAGATTGTGGAACAGATATAGTATTACACTGCCGCGCGCAAAAATTTACTGGAACTGTCACCTTTGATTTACTAGATTTATAAAGATTAATCCTTTCTATACCTGATGGAGTCACATGCGGAATAAACAATGTCAAAATTAACTTTTCCTGCAACTGCAGCAGCAAGTCTAAAAATTGTATCATCATCACTTTTTCTTGCAAGAGTTAGTGTATGTTTAAATCCATAAATAATGTTGTCGTAATCATCAAAGAAtccaaaaatatgctttaaaggTATGCCGAATGAAAATGTTCCTTTTGTAGTTGGTTTCTGAATTATGTATGCTTGTCTTAATGCAAACCATGAGTTATCAGCAAGTACTGCTGTTGTTGCTAAATCGTTATACCACAATTGATTTAATACTTGTGCTAATTGAAAGTCGTTTGAGTATTTAAGCATTCCTAACATTATAGTTGTTTGACTTGGATGATAAACAGCTTCTACTTCATGGCTTGATAATTGATATGATATTTGATTAAATAAGTGCATAATACCATTATTTGTAAGTGACACTCCACCTGCATTAGCATAAGATGTTACATCGGCTTTAAGAGAAAAGCCTCAGAAGGGAGTGTAAACAAATCTTGTTGCTCAAcgttgatttttatttcttcatcaCTATTTAGATTTGTACGAACCACTGGCTCATATTCATGGAATTCAATTCTTTCAGTTCCTTCATTTACAGTTGGGAtttctgtaaaatttaatacttcAGAAGTcgtcattttgtttttttacatacaatataaaaagttttttttttttgcaaactaataattgtgtaaaaaattaCGCAAGTCTAAGGCTGCGtcctttttttaactaaatcttttattcttttcatttgagatatttttctgtttattttttatcgcAACCCcctatcattattttatttatatttgttgtaaCCTCATctccttttttattaactttgaaagTATTCCTTTActtttttcactattttcaGTATTTGGTTGTGAAACTATTTTTGAATAGTTTCACAACcaaatttttgaatagttttttttttaaaccagcagtttgaaaaaattttttaaactgctggtttaaaaaaaattttaaaacagtcGAATATACCACTTTTTGCAACAACATGTTTCTTATTATCTCTTATTATAAACAACTAGCATTTTTAatgtactatatatattttttatatgcattgagagatatagttataaataattttgtatctTGCCGTATTAATTCATCATAAATTGCAACAGCTTCATTTCTTGATCCAGTATTACCTGCTTCCCATGCCGCTATACGTAATTCAAGCTTTTAAATTTGCGCAATAGGGTCGCTAGGATGAATTATAGTAATTCTGTTTATTTTGATTCACGCTtctcatttttctttatatctcTCTAAATTGGAGCtattatttctctgtattttctacTTCTAGATGACTTTGGTTTAAATGGGTTTTCAGTAGTAACTGcatttgtattaatatattttttaatttttaagatcttCTTCGGTATTTAGTAAGTTCTTATCAGGATTAAACTTTGGTATCAACTCCTAAAGACCAGAAGTACCATAATATGTTTTACTATCAATAATTATATCATcatcattaataaatattggtttttttCCAATGTATAACTTGTCATCCTTAGAATGTATTCCAAATGTAGTATCTGTAGACTTTTTACTATTAGTAAACATTCTTAGATAATCTGTTGCAATTTTTCCAAGCCTCAAGGTCTTAGTTTCCTAATAAGAAGGCATTAGTTCTTTATATGCATGCTCAGCCATTATTTTAGGATAAGCATTTGAAAAAGTGAGTGCAAATTTATTGGCTTGATCGTGCAATTTAGATATGATTTCTTTTATTCCAGCTTGACTATCAATTAATGGCTTGTACAATTTTGTCAAGTGTAACTGTAAATTAGCTTCACCCATCTTTTCATATAAATTATTCTgctgtattctttttttataatctaagaattctttaacaatttgatctttttttttaggatcttcaatttttagaaatgacatttactataaaataaaaaaaacgcaaCATAACAATTTATgttgtgttttatgttttacgttttattttaataaattattgtgtttttacgtttttttacgttttatgttttattttaataaattattttgtgtttttacgtttacatttttactaaatctacTTTGGAGTATATTATTTGCCTCATCTCTTCCTTGTTTAATTAATGATTCCTTAGTTTGTTCAtcaatttcagtttttttttgttttaatttgttcatgcattaaatttttcaagttcaCCAAGTATTAATTCATATTCATTGTTGTTTATATGTCCATCTAccaaagctttagaaatataatcactaattgtatttagttttgaatcAGCAAGTATCTTTCATGGTTTtctgcttttaaatttaatttttttattaatttgtccACCTATTATTGATAACACACCTGCTCCTAATGCTATACCCTCACATGCAATAACTACTGTTGCTGCAACTATTGTTGTCAAAAAACCAATTCCAATAGTTCCAAGTGCCATAGTACTTACTAGTAATACATTatcaattgctaaaattattttcacagctgtgatatactttttacttaacGTAGTTCTCTTTTCCCTTTCACGCTCTATTTCTTTTTGAAtctcattaatttttgtagacGATATACATGAGCTTGGTTTTCAACAGGTGACTGATTTTCATCAGGTGCACCTGGAAGAGTTTggcatattttattattgttatattccatttttaataagagaaaaaaatattttcaaaaacttacaacaaattaataaaacataaactttctctttttttaattaacacatCAGAAACAGAATTATTAGcaacatttattacaaaatcagCAACAGACTGTGATATTACAGAATCTTGTTAACTTAACATTCTTAATTTAAGTTCTTGaatattttgatgaaataaaaattttattgtaatctCATGCTGTGCAAATATTTCATATCTATTCTCATTTATTAATACTGAAGGGTGTTCTAAATCTTTGTGTGACTTAAAAAGTATTTGAGGAAGTTCAActcttttatatttgtttaaaaatttatgcattggcgaatattttttgacattttataaatgtgaaaaagattttcaaaaaaatcagaGAATCATATTCAAAAATGGAATATTAGCAAATGGTGAATTTGGTCCTAATAATAAACCAGAACCTGCTGATGTATGTCCATTACCACTACGTAAGTACATTACATCACCTGCAGAACCGCCTTTACTCCATCTCAAATATAAACCAGATCCTGCAGCTGTCATTTTAACTCCTTGTCCATTCTTTTTTAAGTATTCAATACCCCTTCCAGAAATTTTATCAACCATAGCTGATCCAGCTGCTGGACCTACTCCTGTTAATAGTCCTGTTGCAAGTGCTGGAGTaacactttataataaaaatcttccAGCTGTACCAAGTAAAGGTAATAGTGCTCCAATAAATCCTCCCTCTATTTAAGAATCGTGAACTTGCTgtgttttacttaaattaaatattacacCGTTACCTTTTTCATATGCTCTTGTAATTCTACTCAATTGTGTATTTGCTACAGCTAATACATGTTAACCATTAAAATCTGAATGTGATAATTTAATACAAGCTCCATAACCATCTTCAAttgcatttttaagtttttctaattGCTCCTGCGAAACATTTACtttaatactattatatttactcattttatattaaaaaaattaatttttttcttatatatcaAATCTAATAGACAATTCTTCTCCTCGTAAATTCAATGGATCTCCAATTTGATCAAGCAATTTAGTTTCTATTTTTGAAACTGTTCTTAGTGTTACTGGTAAGTAAATTAAGTTTAACAGctcttgaataattttaaatccagGACCTACAGTTGggaaaaatgaatatataacgTTTTATGTTCCTCAATTTATATATGATGATTCTATTATATCATTTGTATCACGTATACTATTAACACCTAATATGTTTACTATATTAGCTGATTCATGGTAACCTGGTGAATATATTCCActgttaaaaccaaaaatagTTCTAAATGAAtttgaagttgtaaaattaactttataaccagatgcaatatttaaaactgatctaaatgttttattattttctgcaATTGTAATAGCTGCAGCTCCAGCGCTTATATGCTCTTTTTCTGGCATAATCAATTGAGTATATTCATTTATATCAGTAATTTCATAACACCTTTCTGGAAGATATAGCACAGATTAATGGAGCCAAGTTGCTCCATTATCTGTGCTATATCTAAAATTGTTGTTTGAAGAATCAATATTAGGAAAACTGTAATGTCTCTAAACTAACTAAAGCCATTTCATATTCTTTATCTTGTCTAAGTTGAGTTGTAGGAGTATACttagtttttatgttattgcTATTTCCACTTGATAATAAGTAAAaagacattttgtttttttataaatacaagaaaaaaaaatttttgtttttttatatacaagaaaatatttcaaaattcacAACttggtatataaaaattatctaatcCACTTCTATATTTTCCATAATCTCTTTTAGAAGATAGATCTATAATAACAAATCCATGGGGCTCTGACCATGCATCCTTACAAAGCCTTATAAACTCGTCTTTTGTCATATCACTTGAAACATGAcctttataaatatgatttaagttCTTTAAATCTTGTGGaaataagcaaataaaatttctattttctCTTATAGTATGTCTAggtaacataaaataattttagatagaAACAGTCTACATTACCATgcctttttcttatataatatttttcacacttattttgctttgttaattgtATATCATCAAATATCATCAAATTATTCTTATGAATACCAAGATCTTTAGGATCTGGTACATTCTCAGCTGCTTCAAAAAACTTACACTCCATATCtattttctcatttaaattttttgaaatgtcttCAATTATAAACTTGGGGTtcgtatttaatttttctattttgtctTGTAACTTAAATAGttcaagaataacttctttttgtaatttttttttcaaaagatcgttttaatattttgtattctggttgaaaaagagattttccaaaaacttgtaaattattatagtctaaTCAACCAGGACTTAAAAGTAAATTcagtaataaaatagtttttccacAACCTGACTTTCCAACAATAATTcctcttatacttttaggtaacaacttattattatttctcTTATTGTTATTTACATCCCATGATAAATTTATAGTATccattttttacttattctatataaaaaaatgtgctgtgttaaatgcaaaaacaaaacaaatacacTAAACCCGTGAAGCGTCGcgagtaaaaacaaaagaaatatgctACGTGGAACTTGCgctgtttgttaaaaaacaaaaactaaattcatATCAGCAAAAACAGGAGGTGATTTAGTTAGTTCAATTATTTAAGCAACAAGTAAAATAATACTACCATAGTCAAAAATCTTAGGTGAAATGCATTTATCTGGTGTGAACTTTGCAGGTCCTGCTACTAATTTAGATGAACGATTAACTTCTACTGACGCATATAAAGAATGGAGTAAAcctgtagatagagttgataaTGCAGCTTACCatcatgatcttgcttataaatactttacagACACAGTTGGGTGTTGAATAAAACTACCAACGATCTGTAAAAAAGATGAGgataaagaattaaaatgaACTGAAAAACTTGCAAACGAACTTCATAGACcagttgtaaaaaatttcataaaaagaaaagttattgtaaatagAATCGATGAAATATGagctgctgatttagttgacatgcaatCTTTTTCCAAATTCAATGACGGTATAAAATACTTGTTAATGGTGatagatgtttttaaagtaCGGATAGATAGTTCCATTGAAAAGTAAAACTGatgcattaaataaaatctttaaagaaaGAAGGTGTAATAAAATATGGGTTGATAAAGGCTTAGAATTTTATAAGAAGCATGTTAAAGCGCTGGGTGTTCTGTTATATtgaactgaaaatgaagaaaaaagttgtGTAGTTGAACATTGGAATAGATCGATGAAAGAGAAAATGTTTAAGTACTTTTCAGCTTTCAGAAAATATATTGACgtttttagatgaaatggtaaataaatacaacaacacaaagcattcttcaattaaaatgacacCAGTTGCAGCTAGCGATAAAAAGAATGAGAATACTGTTTGGTTGAATCTAAATGGAAAGGTACAATCAGAGCCCGTTAAACCAAAGTTTCCAATTAGTGATAAAGTTAGGATAACTAAAAAGAAGGTAACGTTTGAAAAAGGATACACACCGAGATGGACTGAAGAGGTTTTTACTGTGTCACAGATTCAGTTCACAGACCCGCCGACGTATAAAATAACTGATGATAATGGTGACGAAATACACAGTAGTCTTTATGaagaagaaatacaaaaaattaatcaaaaaatatttaggattgaaaaagttgtttgtaaattaataaaaaaatcattagtaaaGTGGTATGGGTACCCTGAGACGTTCATCTCATGGGTTGACAATAAAGAATTGATAAGTCTGTAAACTATACCGATTCCTTGCCTAGTGTTGCTAATGGAAGAAGATTAGTGGTTACATTAAACTCTGGGGATGAACAAATTGGACATTCTGGAagtttttatgctttaaaagGACTATTTTACTATTACGCttaacctaaaataattaatttaaaataacaaaaaataaaaaaattattttttttggctcAGAAATTATAGTTATGATGTAAccataatatattaataaattatggTTGTTATACtaccattatttttatatttttataatttttttattttggcttAGAAATTATGGTTGTGATGTAACCATAATTTATATAGAGATTATGGTTATgataaagctttttatttttttttttttttttttgctccgAAATTATGGTTAGGATTATGGCTTAAATGAAATTATggatgataataaatatgaaattatgGATCAAGTTAtggttgaaataaatttttggcCGAGAATTGGCCTTTTTTTActactaattttaattaaataataaatataagtataagtaAATCAatccaaataaacaaaaagtttttaagtaaggAGAGATTTAAGattaaagatatttaacaaagtaataaattataaaaaacactcaTTGTGTGCAATGGTTACCTTAAATTTGTTACTCAGTATGAGTGATTTAACTAAGGCTAAGCAACAAACAACTctggataaagttaaaaaactcttttgagcaataaataaatacctacaagaaataaaaacttaaattgaagtatgatacaaataaaagttttaaagtgcAATGTAACCAATATCAGTTTGTTTGTCATTGTAATGGTGGTAACTGAATTTCCTGTTTCATATGCAATAACTcccatatttaaaattaagtttttttatattattaaataaataaaaatctttataacttctttaaaatcaaattccaATAATCAATTACGAAATTTACTTACAAAATAACTctacaatttaacaataaaatccaatttttcttttctgttcTATAATGAAAACctaatttatcaaattattatttttatttaatataaaaccatttcaaaaatcaaatttaaaacttatctttaaagATGCATACTTAAGGTCTAACCTTTAGCaagctaataaaaattataaaacataactaTAATCTGGTCCATtgtcatcattaaaaaaataaatatgaaatcgatgaaatactttttatcatttttaaaaaatgttattgtttgTGTTCAtgctaaagttaaaaattgttaaaaaccaaagtatagtatatatatatttccaaaGTTCCTCTTCAGCACAAAATGAgtaaatattctaataaataagaaaacttttttaatttttgttaaaatcatttattttataaatacatgtttCGACTATATCATAGCCattatcagttaaaatatattaaaatggttaaatcgaattcaataaaattaaattgaattaatagagaccttataataaaaaattcaataaaaattcgtGTCTTTAAATGGCGAGTAGTTTCGCCATTTAAAGACACGAATAATCGAGCACCAAAAAAGGGATAAAAACTCacacatttataaacatattcatttaaatgaaagctgttttaatagttttaatcatgctaactttttaattttggattCAGCCtccaacaaatttatattaaaactcaaAGAAATAAATGTACATGAGTGGGAAAAACCcacttttaataaacaaatgaaccatgtaaaaatgacaatttcaatctagtttattttaaaattaccggttcttttatcttttcaaaacttttgttacattatttaattgcatttttattgtatttttaattataaggtCTCGGTtaattcaacttaattttacGAATTTGATTTAACCATTTTAATATATCGTTAGCCCTGAATACAAATGTCGTATACGACACTGTGTTTAAATTGAGAAATTTGTATTCAACTTTAAAGtacaaaatttctttatgtaaatttaattacatgttgaaatttaacaaaattgactaaaattgatataagtttttgtttaaattgttaaaaaaaaaaacttaccccGTAACTAAGAGCACTGTTTTTCAAATACATCAAATGTATTTCGAAATCAGAACATTTTGTCGGAATACAATTGTCATAGATGCAATTAATTTGACAGTAGGTCAATTAAGGTTAAATTTACTTATGTTGTAACAAACAATGACTTATAACTTTAGTATATATCTTATTTTCAATTTCCTtcgcattttttttctttaattcattccCGGTTACCAATTTATCGGcattatatttagaaatatacagtttttaatCTTTAAGCTTCTTGTATAGAAATTAATAAGCttcttatacttctttttttacattaagcaatttttataaatattatttattttcgaataattaaaaaaaaaataactaatttatcaCACATCTTTTACTTTGtctgaaaatgatataaataagttaaactttaaatatataagcaacCACTTCCattgttccttttttttacaataaagaaataaatttatacgtttattaaaacattttacaaagtGATATATTTAATTGTTCAGACTTTGTGACTTAAAAAGAGTATTATAAAATTCAAGATCATCaccaacaaaatattttaccattGACTTAacgtcattaatttttttatctgagaGCAAAAAACGTGTTGAATCACTTTTTAATGGAGGAAATTCTCTCAGAACTTTAACTATCTTTCTCTGAGGGGTACCTTTTACCAATCTTTCTCCAATTAACGGACCAGAGAacgattttttgaatttaatatgaaaaggtAGATGTTTTTCATGTTACATTAGTTTTACCTTTGCAAAAGACACTTTATGGAAATATAAAGACTTGAAAGCAAGTTTGAAGTTTTTGAAGTCATCTTTGTACACTTGTATGACTTTTAATTCTACTCCAGAAGTTTTTTCAATAGATCACAGTATTTTGAATAAGGTAGGAGGACTGTAAATCTCAAAATGTCTTAATTTTTTCTCAATCACACTATGCGCAGTGTCAGTTTTCTGTACTGAACTATGACCAGGTTCACTATACTTCTGTTTAATGAGTGTTATTCcgctttcattttaaaaaattttcattgacATAGACACAAATGAGTTCTTATTCTGGGGAACAGAAGAATCAGAccacaaaataatttgattatttgataTATTAGGACAGTCATgaataattaac is a window of Hydra vulgaris chromosome 15, alternate assembly HydraT2T_AEP DNA encoding:
- the LOC136091869 gene encoding uncharacterized protein LOC136091869, yielding MHLSGVNFAGPATNLDERLTSTDAYKEWSKPVDRVDNAAYHHDLAYKYFTDTVGYEMVNKYNNTKHSSIKMTPVAASDKKNENTVWLNLNGKVQSEPVKPKFPISDKVRITKKKVTFEKGYTPRWTEEVFTVSQIQFTDPPTYKITDDNGDEIHSSLYEEEIQKINQKIFRIEKVVCKLIKKSLVKWYGYPETFISWVDNKELISL